Proteins from a single region of Vicinamibacteria bacterium:
- a CDS encoding ABC transporter permease has product MRRVVLTRVATALPLLLATSLVSFVLLHLAPGTFVDGLRFAPGIPARVVDELTNRYGLDETWYRQYGSWLAGVARGELGVSLGYQRPVRELLSESVPRTLVLASVAHVVSLCVAFPLGLFAASRRNGPWDRGLCAAAVSLASVHPVVVGLVGMMVAASTGLVPVGGGSTALIRSGTIERALDLASYLFLPAAILSLVMLPALLLQARGAFVDALPAAFVRAARARGIEEARLLSRQVAPAAMVPLLSYWGSSLGRLLSACFLVEVVTGWPGMGRLALKALGDRDPFLLLGSLFAAAVLLIVGNLFSDLLLARADPRLRLEEASR; this is encoded by the coding sequence ATGCGCCGAGTCGTTCTGACGCGGGTCGCCACGGCGCTGCCCTTGTTGCTCGCCACGAGCCTCGTTTCCTTCGTCCTTCTTCACCTCGCACCGGGAACCTTCGTCGACGGGCTCCGGTTCGCTCCGGGGATTCCCGCGAGAGTCGTCGACGAGCTGACGAATCGCTACGGCCTCGATGAGACCTGGTACCGGCAGTACGGCTCCTGGCTCGCCGGAGTTGCTCGCGGGGAGCTCGGCGTGTCGCTCGGTTATCAACGACCCGTCCGCGAGCTGCTGAGCGAGAGCGTTCCCCGCACCCTCGTGCTTGCGTCCGTGGCTCACGTTGTGAGCCTGTGCGTCGCCTTTCCGTTGGGCCTCTTCGCCGCCTCCCGCCGGAACGGGCCGTGGGATCGGGGGCTTTGTGCGGCGGCCGTCAGCCTCGCATCGGTACACCCCGTAGTCGTTGGTCTCGTGGGGATGATGGTTGCCGCCTCGACGGGCCTCGTCCCCGTGGGAGGCGGCTCGACCGCGCTAATCCGGTCAGGTACGATCGAGAGGGCGCTCGACCTGGCGAGCTATCTCTTCCTCCCGGCGGCGATCCTGTCCCTCGTGATGCTGCCCGCCTTGCTCCTCCAGGCCCGGGGAGCCTTCGTCGATGCCTTGCCCGCCGCCTTCGTTCGCGCGGCGCGAGCACGCGGCATCGAAGAGGCCAGGCTCTTGTCGCGTCAGGTTGCGCCCGCCGCGATGGTGCCCCTGCTGAGCTACTGGGGGAGCTCGCTCGGGAGGCTCCTGAGCGCCTGTTTCCTCGTCGAGGTCGTCACCGGATGGCCGGGTATGGGGAGGCTCGCCCTGAAGGCCCTCGGCGATCGAGACCCTTTTCTCCTGCTCGGCTCACTCTTCGCGGCCGCGGTCCTGCTGATCGTCGGGAATCTCTTCTCGGATCTGCTGCTCGCCAGGGCCGATCCCCGTTTGCGTTTGGAGGAGGCGAGCCGTTGA